From Coffea arabica cultivar ET-39 chromosome 2e, Coffea Arabica ET-39 HiFi, whole genome shotgun sequence, the proteins below share one genomic window:
- the LOC113728954 gene encoding cyanidin 3-O-glucoside 7-O-glucosyltransferase (acyl-glucose)-like isoform X2 — translation MVDIGLEAYRFSISWSRLIPNGRGHVNPKGLEYYNNLINELLMHGIQPHVTLFHFDAPQVLEDEYGGWLSQKMVKDFTAYADVCFKEFGDRVLHWTTLNEANMIAIAGYDTGIIPPGRCSLPFGLMCTEGNSSIEPYIAGHNLLLAHSSVVKLYYRKYKAIQHGFVGLNIFAPWFSPYSNTTEDVFATQRAFDFYIGWFLHSLVFGDYPDIVKKNAGKRIPAFTPRESKLIKGSFDFIALNYYFTFYVRDNPGSLTMNIRDMTADMALSIFFEPEDAPSNQNVLESSDLFPLLEYIKKVYANPPIYVQENGKSTKRNGTLIDTPRVKYMRSCIGTLLDAIKNGSNTKGYFVWSFIDGLEFLGGYQTAYGLYYVDLDDKQLRRYPKLSAHWYSNFLKGRGIRPDEIIVVENNTFNPSTSKASDH, via the exons ATGGTTGACATAGGTTTGGAGGCTTACAGATTCTCTATTTCCTGGTCAAGACTTATTCCTA aTGGAAGAGGCCATGTCAACCCCAAAGGCTTAGAATATTACAACAATCTCATCAATGAACTTCTCATGCATG GAATTCAACCACATGTCACGCTCTTTCACTTTGATGCCCCTCAAGTTCTTGAAGATGAATATGGGGGATGGCTCAGTCAAAAAATGGT GAAAGACTTTACTGCCTATGCTGATGTATGCTTTAAGGAATTTGGAGACAGGGTTTTGCATTGGACTACCTTAAATGAGGCCAATATGATTGCCATTGCTGGTTATGATACCGGAATTATTCCCCCAGGGCGCTGCTCTCTGCCTTTTGGACTGATGTGTACCGAGGGTAATTCGTCAATTGAGCCATACATTGCTGGTCATAACTTGTTGCTGGCACATTCATCTGTCGTGAAACTATATTACAGAAAGTATAAG GCCATTCAACATGGTTTTGTGGGACTAAACATCTTTGCTCCTTGGTTTTCTCCATATTCTAATACTACTGAAGATGTATTTGCAACTCAAAGAgcatttgatttttatattggtTG GTTCCTCCATTCATTGGTGTTTGGAGACTATCCTGACATTGTAAAGAAGAATGCTGGCAAGAGGATTCCAGCATTTACTCCCCGCGAATCTAAGCTAATTAAGGGCTCATTTGACTTTATAGCGCTGAATTATTATTTCACATTCTATGTCAGGGACAATCCTGGCAGCCTTACTATGAATATCAGGGACATGACTGCTGATATGGCGCTAAGCATCTTCT TTGAGCCAGAAGACGCACCATCGAATCAA AATGTACTTGAATCATCCGATCTTTTTCCACTTCTGGAGTATATCAAGAAAGTTTATGCCAATCCACCTATTTATGTCCAAGAAAATg GTAAATCAACCAAGCGCAATGGAACACTAATCGACACACCAAGGGTGAAGTATATGCGTTCATGTATTGGGACCTTGCTTGATGCTATAAA AAACGGATCGAACACAAAAGGCTACTTTGTATGGTCTTTCATAGATGGCTTAGAGTTTCTGGGAGGCTATCAGACAGCTTATGGCCTGTACTACGTCGATTTGGATGACAAGCAATTGAGAAGATACCCAAAGCTCTCTGCACATTGGTACTCCAATTTCCTGAAGGGAAGAGGCATCAGGCCAGATGAGATTATTGTAGTTGAAAACAATACCTTTAATCCTTCAACTTCAAAAGCATCTGATCACTAA
- the LOC113728954 gene encoding beta-glucosidase 11-like isoform X1 yields the protein MWRQKHRSLTHASAPLILVLVVLTLLQCQAIMVVARVKNYTRSDFPADFVFGAGASAYQVEGAALEDGRTPSIWDTFVHANKGFFNGDTGDVACDQYHKYKEDVQHMVDIGLEAYRFSISWSRLIPNGRGHVNPKGLEYYNNLINELLMHGIQPHVTLFHFDAPQVLEDEYGGWLSQKMVKDFTAYADVCFKEFGDRVLHWTTLNEANMIAIAGYDTGIIPPGRCSLPFGLMCTEGNSSIEPYIAGHNLLLAHSSVVKLYYRKYKAIQHGFVGLNIFAPWFSPYSNTTEDVFATQRAFDFYIGWFLHSLVFGDYPDIVKKNAGKRIPAFTPRESKLIKGSFDFIALNYYFTFYVRDNPGSLTMNIRDMTADMALSIFFEPEDAPSNQNVLESSDLFPLLEYIKKVYANPPIYVQENGKSTKRNGTLIDTPRVKYMRSCIGTLLDAIKNGSNTKGYFVWSFIDGLEFLGGYQTAYGLYYVDLDDKQLRRYPKLSAHWYSNFLKGRGIRPDEIIVVENNTFNPSTSKASDH from the exons ATGTGGAGACAGAAACATAGGAGTCTTACGCATGCTTCTGCTCCTCTGATTCTAGTACTAGTGGTGCTAACGTTGTTACAATGTCAGGCTATAATGGTGGTAGCCAGAGTGAAGAACTATACAAGATCAGACTTCCCAGCTGACTTTGTTTTTGGCGCTGGCGCTTCTGCATATCAA GTAGAGGGGGCAGCTCTTGAAGATGGAAGGACTCCTAGCATTTGGGATACCTTTGTCCATGCCAATAAAG GGTTTTTTAATGGAGACACAGGAGACGTAGCATGTGATCAGTATCACAAATACAAG GAAGATGTCCAACACATGGTTGACATAGGTTTGGAGGCTTACAGATTCTCTATTTCCTGGTCAAGACTTATTCCTA aTGGAAGAGGCCATGTCAACCCCAAAGGCTTAGAATATTACAACAATCTCATCAATGAACTTCTCATGCATG GAATTCAACCACATGTCACGCTCTTTCACTTTGATGCCCCTCAAGTTCTTGAAGATGAATATGGGGGATGGCTCAGTCAAAAAATGGT GAAAGACTTTACTGCCTATGCTGATGTATGCTTTAAGGAATTTGGAGACAGGGTTTTGCATTGGACTACCTTAAATGAGGCCAATATGATTGCCATTGCTGGTTATGATACCGGAATTATTCCCCCAGGGCGCTGCTCTCTGCCTTTTGGACTGATGTGTACCGAGGGTAATTCGTCAATTGAGCCATACATTGCTGGTCATAACTTGTTGCTGGCACATTCATCTGTCGTGAAACTATATTACAGAAAGTATAAG GCCATTCAACATGGTTTTGTGGGACTAAACATCTTTGCTCCTTGGTTTTCTCCATATTCTAATACTACTGAAGATGTATTTGCAACTCAAAGAgcatttgatttttatattggtTG GTTCCTCCATTCATTGGTGTTTGGAGACTATCCTGACATTGTAAAGAAGAATGCTGGCAAGAGGATTCCAGCATTTACTCCCCGCGAATCTAAGCTAATTAAGGGCTCATTTGACTTTATAGCGCTGAATTATTATTTCACATTCTATGTCAGGGACAATCCTGGCAGCCTTACTATGAATATCAGGGACATGACTGCTGATATGGCGCTAAGCATCTTCT TTGAGCCAGAAGACGCACCATCGAATCAA AATGTACTTGAATCATCCGATCTTTTTCCACTTCTGGAGTATATCAAGAAAGTTTATGCCAATCCACCTATTTATGTCCAAGAAAATg GTAAATCAACCAAGCGCAATGGAACACTAATCGACACACCAAGGGTGAAGTATATGCGTTCATGTATTGGGACCTTGCTTGATGCTATAAA AAACGGATCGAACACAAAAGGCTACTTTGTATGGTCTTTCATAGATGGCTTAGAGTTTCTGGGAGGCTATCAGACAGCTTATGGCCTGTACTACGTCGATTTGGATGACAAGCAATTGAGAAGATACCCAAAGCTCTCTGCACATTGGTACTCCAATTTCCTGAAGGGAAGAGGCATCAGGCCAGATGAGATTATTGTAGTTGAAAACAATACCTTTAATCCTTCAACTTCAAAAGCATCTGATCACTAA